The genomic region CGGACTTCTTCAGCTCGACAAGAGCCGCCGTGAAGTCGTCCTTGGTGGTTGGCGGCTTGTTCGGGTCGAGGCCGGCCTTCTCCATGACGGACTTGTTGTAGTAGAAGCCCAGCGGGTGCATGTCCAGCGGGATGCCGTACCGCTTGTTGTTGTAGAGCCCGCCCTTCCAGACGGTCGGGGCGAAGTCGCCCTCGGAGAGCTCCAGGTTCTTGGCCACGTCGTCCAGCTCGCTGATCACGCCACGGGCGGCGAAGGTGGCGAGCTGATCCATGTGCATGACCGCGATGTCCGGGCCATTGCCGCTGGAGGCCGCACCGGGGAGCTTGTTGTAGTAGTCCTCCCACTGGTACGTGGCCACCGAGACGGCGATGTTCTGGTGCTCGGTGTTGAACTGGTTCACCAGAGTCTTGAAGATCTCGCCGTCGCCGCCGGTGAAGCCGTTCCACAGCTTCAGGTCGACCTTGGGTCCGGTGTACTCCTTGCCGCCGTTGCCCGCGGCCGGCCCGGAGGCGCCGTCATCGTCGCCGCCGCCGCAACCGGCGAGCGTCAACGAAGCCGCGGCACCGAGTCCGAGACCAAGGCCGAGCAGGCGGCGCCGGCTCATGTCGTTCTGGATCATGCTGGTATCTCTCCTTGGGGGGACGGAATGAATTGTGCCTGGTCAAGCCCGGTACGACATCAGACGGCGGCCGGGCCGAAGCGCAGCACGCTCCAGGACACGGCGGGGAGGCGTACGGTGCACCGGCCGCCGTCGGTGGTGGGTGTGGGGAGTTCCCGGGGCGTCACCCGGTCGGGCTCGGCCTCGGTGTTCGTCGCCGACGGGTCAGACCCGGCAGCGATGCTCTGGAAGGAATAACCGGACAGTCCTGGCAGACCGCGCAGGTCGATGTCCAATGCGAGGTCCGTCTGGTCACGGTTGACCGCGAAGACGGTCAGCTCGCCGGTCTCCTCGTCGTGTACGGCGACGGTGTCGAGCACCGGCACGTCCCCGAACTTCTTCGTGTCGTAGCGCGGCGACACCGGCTCGGTACGCAGGACGGTGCCCCGGGCGTACCGGGCGGTGAGCGCGAACGGGTGGAAGATGCTCTGCCGCCAGGCGGGACCGCCGTTGCGGGTGCGGATCGGCGCGATGACGTTGGCGAGCTGGGCCTGAGCGGCCACCCCGACCCGGTCGGCGTGACGCAGCAGGGTGATCAGCAGGTCACCGACGACCACCGCGTCGACAGCCGTGAAGTCGTCCTCGATCAGCGCCGGCGCCTCGACCCAGCCGCGCCGGTCCAGGTCGGCCTGGAGGCGGGACTCGTACCAGACGTTCCACTCGTCGAACGAGATCTTCAGCTTGCGCTTGTGCCGCTGCTTGGCAGCGACGTGGTCGGCGGTGGCCACCACCTCGGTGATGAAGTTGTCCATGTCGACGGCTGAGGCCAGGATGCTGGCCTGGTCGCCGTCGGACGGGTCGTAGTAGGTGTGCGCCGAGATGTAGTCGACGTGCTCGTAGGTGTGCTCCAGCACTGTCGCCTCCCACGCGGCGAACGTGGGCATCCGCCGGTTGGAGCTGCCGCAGGCGACCAGGCTGATCGACGGGTCGATCATCTTCATCGCGCGGGCCGCCTCGGCGGCCAGTCGCCCGTACTCGTCGGCGGTCTTGTGGCCGACCTGCCACGGGCCGTCCATCTCGTTGCCGAGGCACCACAGCCGCACCCCGTACGGGTCCTCCGCGCCGTGCTTGCGACGCAGGTCGGAAAGCGCGGTGCCGCCCGGGTGGTTGGAGTATTCCAGCAGGTCAAGGGCCTCCTGGACGCCGCGAGTGCCCAGGTTGACAGCCATCATCGGCTCGACGCCGGCCTCGGCGGCCCAGGTCATGAACTCGTCCAGCCCGAACGCGTTGGTCTCGATCGTCTTCCAGGCCAGGTCGAGGCGGCGCGGCCGGTCACCGACCGGGCCCACCCCGTCCTCCCAGCGGTAGCCGGAGACGAAGTTGCCGCCGGGGTAGCGGACCACCGATACGCCCAGCTCGCGGGTCAGCTCAAGCACGTCTCGGCGCAGGCCGCGGGAGTCGGCGTTGGGGTGGCCGGGCTCGTAGATGCCGCCGTAGACGCACCGCCCCATGTGCTCGACGAACGAGCCGAAGAGTCGTCGGTCGGCCGGGCCGATCGCGAAGGCCGGATCGATCGTCAGCTGTGCCGTCCGCAAGGGATGCCACCTTTCCTCGGTGCTGGACCGGGTGACCGCAGTCACGGGCCACCCCGGTGTCCCTCGTTTCTACAACGTTGTAGGCAACGTTGTAAAGAGCTGATGACGAGGTATGGTGCGCTTGGTTACAGGGGAGGTTTCGCAGTGCGACACAGGCTCAAGGACGTGGCCGAGCGGGCCGGCGTGTCGGTGAAGACCGTTTCGAACGTGGTCAACGGTTATGTCCACGTCCGGCCCGACACACGGGCAAGGGTCGAGCAGGCCATCGCCGAACTCAACTACCGGCCGAACCTCTCCGCGCGCCACCTGCGCAAGGGCCGCACGGGTGTGATCGCCCTGGCCGTGCCGGAACTGGACATCCCGTACTTCGCCGAACTGGCCCGCCACGTCGTCACCGCCGCCGCCGACTACGGCTGGACGGTGCTCATCGACCAGACCGGCGGCCGGCGCGAGCAGGAACGGGTTGTCGCGTCCGGCATCACCGACCACCTCATCGACGGGCTCATCTTCAGCCCGCTGGCACTCACCGCGGAGGACCTGACCGGTCTGGACGGCGCCCCGATGGTGCTGCTCGGCGAGCGGGTCGACCACGGCCCCGCCGACCGCGTCGTCATCGACAACGTGGCGGCCGCCCGCGAGATCACCAGCCACCTGATCCAGCTCGGCCACCGCCGGATCGCGGCCATCGGCTCGCAGCGCACCGACGAGGGCGCCAGCGCCCGGCTGCGCCTCGCCGGCTACGCCGACGCACACCGCGCCGCCGGCCTCGACTTCGACGAGACCCTCGTGGCACCCGCAGCGGCCTGGCACCGCGCCGACGGTGCCGCCGCCATGCGGGGCCTGCTCACCTCAGGGGTACGCCCCGACGCCGTCTTCTGCTTCAACGACACGCTCGCACTTGGTGCCCTGCGTGCCCTGCACGAGGCCGGCCTACGGGTGCCCGACGACGTGGCGGTCGTCGGTTTCGACGACATCGAGGACGGCCGGTTCTCGATCCCGACGCTCACCACCGTCGCGCCGGACAAGGAGCGGATCGCCCGTCTCGCCGTCGAACTGCTCGCCAACCGTCTCGACGGCGACCGGGCTGCTCCCGCCCGGGAACTCTCCGCCCCCTACCGCGTGGAACTACGAGAATCCACCCAGAAGGTCAGTGCCCTCGCTGCCGGCGTACCGCCGCAATGACGTCCTGACCAAGCCGGCTGGGGCGGGCGGATCAGTCGAAGAAGCGGGCCAGGTGGGACTGGGGTGCCGGGTCCTCGTCGGGGGGCAGTGGGGTCAGGTCGGCGAAGATGGAGGCGCCGTCGCAGCCGGCGTGCAGGGGATACCAACGCGGCGTGCCCGGTGGCCGTAGCTGACAGATCCCCTTGAACGTCTGCACGTCCATCAGCCGCACGTGTGTCGGGTCCGCCACCGCGTTCACGTGCCCCCACCAGGGGCTCATCACGTGGAGCACGCCACCCGGGCGGAGCACCCGGTGGCACTCGTCCACAAGCGGCAGGAAGTCGATCAGGTGCTCCAGGATGTGTACGGCGAAGAGGACGTCCACCGAATTGTCGGCCAGGGGCAGCGAGCCGGAGAGGTCCGCCACCGCGTCCACACCCGGCGCTGGATAGATGTCCAACCCCAGGTTGCCCTGCCACTGCTTCGTCGGTCCGCAGCCGAGATCCACCACCACCGGCTTCCGCCCGCCGACGCCGACCCGGCACCAGACGCCGTAGACCCCGGCCAGCCGGCCCACCATGTCGCGTACCAGCCGTAGGTCTTCCTGCTCGGGCACCTCACCACTGAGGTGCGCCACCCCCCGGTCGAACCGCACCTCGACCGCCAAGCCGCGCAGCCGGTCGTCGTGCCGGACCTGGTCCGCCCAGGCCCGCGCGAGGAACTCGTCGATCGCCCGCAGCCGGTCGGCCGAGGGTGGAGTCTGTGCCAAAGCAACCATTGGGGCCACCTCCCGCCGCGCGTTACCCGCATCCGCGCCCGGTATGCCCCACTCGTCCACAGCCTCGGCGTGCCGTCCAGTCGGCGTGTCGCAGGACCGACGGGGACACTGCGGCGAGCGTGATACCTGAGAGTCATCAAAATTCCTCAGAGGTATCACGCCTCGACGAGCCCTGGGCCCCGCACCCGCACCCGCACCCACGCCTTCGCGTCACGCCCCGCGCCTCCGCGCCACGCCCCGCGCCTCCGCGCCACGCCCTCGATCCCGGGCCGTGGCTGCGAGCCGTTGACCACGAGCCGTGAGCCGTGAGCCCTGAGCCGCGTCCGGGTGCGGCGAATCGGACCGGGGCGGCAGGGTGCGCCGGGGCCGGCCAGAGCAGGGGTGCGGCAGGTCAGCCCGAGAGGGTACGGCGGCCCGGTCGGCCCGCGCCGCGCATCCGCTGCCGGGGTGGGGGATCGGTGGCCTTCGGCCGCTTGAGGTGGTACCGGTGCAGTTCGTTGTTGCCGGGCAGGGACGGGTCCTCGCTCATGGAGACCAGTTCCCAGCCTTGGTCCCCGGCCCTGTTGAGGTGGGCCAGCGAGGTGTCGCCGTACGGCGTCACGTCGACCATCGAGCCGTCCGGGCCGTACCAGACGAAGACGACCTCCCAGCCGAGGTCGGTGGTCGCGGCCTGACGGCGGCGGACCAGCAGGGCGTACTCCCACTTGAGCATGGCGACATTCTCACCCCGCGACGGTCCGCCGGCACGGATCAATCCTCGGCGATCCGCCCGGCGTCCACCCGCAGTCGACGGTTCGTCTCGATGGCGGCAAGCATCCGCCGGTCATGGGTGACCAGCAGCAGTGTGCCCGGGTAGCTGGCAAGGGCCGATTCGAGCTGCTCGATGGCGGGCAGGTCCAGGTGGTTCGTAGGCTCGTCGAGCACCAGCAGGTTGACGCCCCGACCCTGGAGCAGGGCCAGCGCCGCGCGGGTCCGCTCTCCGGGGGAGAGGGTGGCTGCCGGCCGCGGGACGTGCGCCGCCCGCAATCCGAACTTGGCCAGCAGGGTCCGCGCGTCCGCCGGCGACATGTGGGGTACGGCCGCGTGGAACGCGTCGATCAGCGGGGCGTCGCCGAGGAACAGCCCTCGGGCCTGGTCGACCTCGCCGACCACCACACCCGGCCCCAACGAGGCGGTGCCCTCGTCCAGCGGCAGCCGGCCCAGCAGCGCGGCCAGCAGGGTGGACTTGCCGGAGCCGTTCGCCCCGGTGACCGCGACCCGGTCCGCCCAGTCGATCTGGAGGTCGATCGGGCCGAGGGTGAAGCCGCCACGGCGTACCACGGCACCTCGAAGCGTGGCCACGACGGCGCCGGCGCGGGGTGCGGCGGCGATCTCCATGC from Micromonospora profundi harbors:
- the arfA gene encoding arabinosylfuranosidase ArfA; translation: MRTAQLTIDPAFAIGPADRRLFGSFVEHMGRCVYGGIYEPGHPNADSRGLRRDVLELTRELGVSVVRYPGGNFVSGYRWEDGVGPVGDRPRRLDLAWKTIETNAFGLDEFMTWAAEAGVEPMMAVNLGTRGVQEALDLLEYSNHPGGTALSDLRRKHGAEDPYGVRLWCLGNEMDGPWQVGHKTADEYGRLAAEAARAMKMIDPSISLVACGSSNRRMPTFAAWEATVLEHTYEHVDYISAHTYYDPSDGDQASILASAVDMDNFITEVVATADHVAAKQRHKRKLKISFDEWNVWYESRLQADLDRRGWVEAPALIEDDFTAVDAVVVGDLLITLLRHADRVGVAAQAQLANVIAPIRTRNGGPAWRQSIFHPFALTARYARGTVLRTEPVSPRYDTKKFGDVPVLDTVAVHDEETGELTVFAVNRDQTDLALDIDLRGLPGLSGYSFQSIAAGSDPSATNTEAEPDRVTPRELPTPTTDGGRCTVRLPAVSWSVLRFGPAAV
- a CDS encoding LacI family DNA-binding transcriptional regulator, producing the protein MRHRLKDVAERAGVSVKTVSNVVNGYVHVRPDTRARVEQAIAELNYRPNLSARHLRKGRTGVIALAVPELDIPYFAELARHVVTAAADYGWTVLIDQTGGRREQERVVASGITDHLIDGLIFSPLALTAEDLTGLDGAPMVLLGERVDHGPADRVVIDNVAAAREITSHLIQLGHRRIAAIGSQRTDEGASARLRLAGYADAHRAAGLDFDETLVAPAAAWHRADGAAAMRGLLTSGVRPDAVFCFNDTLALGALRALHEAGLRVPDDVAVVGFDDIEDGRFSIPTLTTVAPDKERIARLAVELLANRLDGDRAAPARELSAPYRVELRESTQKVSALAAGVPPQ
- a CDS encoding methyltransferase domain-containing protein — translated: MVALAQTPPSADRLRAIDEFLARAWADQVRHDDRLRGLAVEVRFDRGVAHLSGEVPEQEDLRLVRDMVGRLAGVYGVWCRVGVGGRKPVVVDLGCGPTKQWQGNLGLDIYPAPGVDAVADLSGSLPLADNSVDVLFAVHILEHLIDFLPLVDECHRVLRPGGVLHVMSPWWGHVNAVADPTHVRLMDVQTFKGICQLRPPGTPRWYPLHAGCDGASIFADLTPLPPDEDPAPQSHLARFFD